In Hirundo rustica isolate bHirRus1 chromosome 4, bHirRus1.pri.v3, whole genome shotgun sequence, a genomic segment contains:
- the LUM gene encoding lumican yields the protein MTLNSLPVFLLLISGIFCQYDYGPGDDYGYDPFGPSAAVCAPECNCPLSYPTAMYCDNLKLKTIPIVPSGIKYLYLRNNMIEGIEENTFDNVTDLQWLILDHNHLENSKIKGRVFSKLKNLKKLHINYNNLTEAVGPLPKTLDDLQLSHNKITKVNPGALEGLKNLTVIHLQNNQLKADSISGAFKGLNSLLYLDLSFNQLTKLPTGLPHSLLMLYFDNNQISNVPDEYFQGFKALQYLRLSHNKLTDSGIPGNVFNITSLVELDLSFNQLKSIPTVSENLENFYLQVNKINKFPLSSFCKVVGPMTYSKITHLRLDGNNLTRADLPQEMYNCLRVAAEISLE from the exons ATGACTTTAAACTCCCTACCTGTCTTTCTGCTGTTGATAAGTGGCATTTTTTGCCAATATGACTATGGTCCTGGTGATGATTATGGTTATGATCCTTTTGGGCCATCCGCAGCAGTCTGTGCCCCAGAATGTAATTGTCCTTTAAGCTACCCTACTGCCATGTATTGTGACAATCTTAAGCTGAAAACCATTCCAATCGTACCAAGTGGAATTAAATACCTTTATCTTCGAAACAATATGATTGAGGGAATTGAAGAGAACACATTTGACAATGTAACAGACCTACAGTGGCTGATCCTAGATCACAACCATTTGGAAAACTCAAAAATTAAAGGAAGAGTCTTCTCTAAATTAAAGAACCTGAAGAAACTTCACATTAACTACAACAATTTGACTGAAGCTGTTGGACCACTTCCCAAAACTCTAGATGACCTGCAATTAAGTCACAACAAGATCACAAAAGTCAATCCTGGTGCACTTGAGGGGCTGAAGAATCTGACTGTCATTCACCTCCAGAACAACCAGCTGAAAGCAGATTCTATTTCTGGGGCTTTTAAAGGCCTGAATTCACTTTTGTATCTTGACTTAAGCTTCAATCAACTTACAAAGCTACCAACAGGACTGCCTCATTCCTTGCTCATGCTGTATTTTGATAATAACCAGATTTCTAATGTTCCCGATGAGTACTTCCAAGGTTTTAAAGCACTGCAATATTTACGTTTATCCCACAATAAATTAACAGATTCTGGAATACCAGGTAATGTCTTCAACATCACATCACTAGTTGAATTGGACCTCTCCTTCAATCAGCTGAAGAGCATTCCAACTGTCAGTGAGAACCTAGAAAACTTCTACCTCCAAGTCAACAAAATTAACA AGTTCCCACTGAGCAGCTTCTGTAAGGTAGTTGGACCGATGACCTATTCCAAGATCACACATTTGCGCCTGGATGGAAACAATCTCACTCGGGCTGACCTGCCACAGGAGATGTACAACTGCCTTCGCGTGGCCGCTGAGATTTCACTGGAGTGA